In Woeseia oceani, one DNA window encodes the following:
- a CDS encoding type II secretion system protein, which translates to MNSLKTRGFTLIELVVVIALLGILAAFAIPRFASLEREARAATVQGLSGSLRSAAAMSHGLFLATGATPVLMEGNSIDMANGYPDAATIEDTLADISGFTTSVAGTTTTFTKTGAATPATCQVTYQEAAANAAPTITPSTAGC; encoded by the coding sequence ATGAATAGTCTAAAAACACGCGGTTTTACGCTGATCGAATTGGTCGTCGTTATCGCCTTGCTTGGCATCCTGGCGGCATTCGCGATCCCGCGATTTGCTTCACTGGAACGCGAAGCACGTGCGGCGACCGTACAGGGCTTGTCAGGCAGCCTGCGCAGTGCAGCGGCCATGTCGCACGGCCTGTTTCTGGCGACCGGTGCAACTCCGGTATTGATGGAAGGCAACAGCATCGACATGGCGAATGGCTATCCCGATGCCGCAACGATCGAAGATACCCTGGCTGATATCAGTGGGTTTACCACCAGTGTGGCCGGTACGACGACCACGTTTACCAAAACGGGCGCTGCCACTCCGGCTACCTGTCAGGTGACCTATCAGGAAGCGGCGGCAAACGCTGCGCCGACGATAACGCCGTCAACCGCCGGCTGCTGA
- the ppa gene encoding inorganic diphosphatase, whose product MRIDAISIGDNPPNDVNVIVEVPLGGQPIKYEMDKDAGMLVVDRFLYTPMAYPGNYGFVPHTLSDDGDPIDVLICNTRALMPGCLINVRPIGVLIMEDNAGQDEKILAVPSPHLTQRWEAVTNYSDLPPITLQQVEHFFEHYKDLEPGKWVKIGDWFGADKARELIVEAIERANRKG is encoded by the coding sequence ATGCGTATCGATGCCATATCGATCGGGGACAATCCCCCGAACGACGTTAACGTCATAGTTGAAGTCCCGCTTGGCGGCCAGCCGATCAAGTACGAGATGGACAAGGATGCCGGCATGCTGGTCGTGGATCGCTTCCTCTACACGCCCATGGCCTACCCCGGAAATTACGGCTTCGTGCCGCACACGCTGTCGGACGATGGCGATCCGATTGACGTATTGATTTGCAATACCCGGGCACTGATGCCGGGTTGCCTTATTAATGTGCGCCCTATCGGTGTACTGATCATGGAAGACAATGCCGGTCAGGACGAGAAAATCCTCGCGGTGCCGTCGCCACATCTGACCCAGCGCTGGGAAGCTGTCACGAATTACTCGGATTTGCCGCCGATCACGCTGCAACAGGTGGAGCACTTCTTCGAACATTACAAAGATCTGGAGCCCGGCAAATGGGTGAAGATCGGTGACTGGTTTGGCGCTGACAAGGCCCGCGAGCTGATCGTCGAAGCGATCGAGCGGGCTAACCGCAAAGGTTGA
- the sstT gene encoding serine/threonine transporter SstT, which produces MADQTVLQKIASGSLVLQIAVGIVCGVLLSLISQDAAASVMLLGNLFVQALKAVAPVLVLVLVAAALANQGAGHQPNMRPIVILYLIGTLSAAFVAVLLSTLFPTVLTLNVTDIAMQPPQGIGQVLNNLLFKMVDNPVSAIMDGNFIGILVWGVALGVSLRHSSPTTKTAFADVALAITMIVRIVIRLAPIGIFGLVAGNLAEAGLAALAGYARILSVLLGAMLIMALVVNPLIVWFRIRGNPYPLVLTCLRESGVTAFFTRSSAANIPVNLALSERLGLEKDTYAVSIPLGATINMGGAAITITVLTLAAANTLGISVDFATAMLLSVVAALSACGASGVAGGSLLLIPLSCGLFGIPNEVAMQVVAVGFVISVLQDSAETALNSSTDVVFTAAVSGYQRH; this is translated from the coding sequence ATGGCCGACCAGACCGTCTTGCAAAAAATTGCTTCCGGTAGCCTCGTGCTGCAAATTGCCGTCGGCATCGTTTGCGGTGTCTTGCTGTCCCTGATTTCGCAGGATGCGGCGGCGAGTGTCATGCTGCTCGGCAATCTCTTTGTGCAGGCGTTGAAAGCGGTCGCACCGGTACTGGTACTGGTGCTGGTTGCTGCCGCGTTGGCGAATCAGGGCGCGGGTCATCAGCCGAACATGCGGCCCATCGTCATCTTGTACCTGATAGGCACATTGAGCGCGGCGTTTGTAGCGGTGCTCCTCAGCACTTTGTTCCCGACCGTGCTGACCTTGAATGTCACCGATATCGCGATGCAACCGCCGCAGGGAATAGGCCAGGTATTGAACAATCTGTTGTTCAAGATGGTCGACAACCCGGTCAGCGCCATCATGGATGGCAATTTCATCGGCATTCTGGTTTGGGGTGTTGCTCTGGGCGTAAGCCTGCGCCATTCGTCACCGACCACCAAGACGGCGTTTGCCGATGTTGCATTGGCCATAACGATGATTGTCCGTATCGTCATACGTCTAGCGCCGATCGGCATTTTTGGCCTGGTCGCGGGTAATCTGGCGGAAGCCGGCCTGGCGGCGCTGGCAGGGTACGCGCGCATACTCAGCGTGTTGCTGGGCGCGATGCTGATTATGGCGCTGGTCGTAAATCCACTCATCGTCTGGTTCAGAATTCGCGGCAATCCGTACCCACTGGTGCTGACTTGCCTGCGAGAAAGTGGCGTAACAGCCTTCTTCACTCGCAGCTCTGCCGCCAACATTCCCGTGAATCTCGCGTTGAGTGAACGCCTCGGTCTTGAGAAGGACACGTACGCCGTCTCAATCCCGCTCGGTGCGACGATCAACATGGGCGGCGCCGCAATAACCATCACGGTACTGACCTTGGCGGCGGCAAACACGCTGGGTATCAGCGTCGATTTCGCGACGGCCATGCTGTTGAGTGTCGTTGCTGCATTGTCGGCCTGCGGTGCGTCGGGTGTCGCCGGTGGCTCGTTGTTGCTCATTCCTCTGAGCTGCGGTCTGTTTGGTATACCGAACGAAGTAGCCATGCAGGTTGTCGCTGTCGGCTTTGTCATCAGCGTTCTGCAAGACTCCGCGGAAACGGCGCTGAACAGTTCGACCGACGTCGTTTTCACCGCGGCAGTGAGCGGTTACCAGCGCCACTGA
- a CDS encoding PilN domain-containing protein, whose amino-acid sequence MQQEVNFYQPRFRERTVRFPAILLLQVAASVIVALFLLSTYASYRIAGVDKELTVIAAQESAAIERLGNLRATIEAVAGETSWADRLDQASGELSEKEASLRLISGTELGDANGFARHLRSLARQTMPGLWLTNIALSAKGERVWLQGEALRADLVPSYLQYLADEEPFAAQRFHRLEIDRAGDETAQTVSFVVTSDATLKANEVLFQ is encoded by the coding sequence ATGCAACAGGAAGTAAATTTTTATCAACCCCGCTTTCGTGAACGCACGGTGCGTTTTCCTGCGATATTGCTGCTGCAGGTGGCGGCGAGCGTGATAGTCGCGCTGTTCTTGTTGTCGACTTATGCGAGCTACCGAATTGCCGGTGTCGACAAGGAACTGACGGTCATCGCGGCGCAGGAGTCGGCCGCCATAGAACGGCTCGGTAATCTGCGCGCGACGATTGAAGCCGTGGCAGGTGAAACTAGCTGGGCGGATCGTCTCGATCAAGCCAGTGGTGAACTGTCCGAAAAAGAAGCGAGCCTGCGGCTCATCAGCGGCACTGAACTCGGCGATGCAAACGGATTTGCTCGCCACCTTCGATCGCTTGCCCGCCAGACCATGCCGGGTCTCTGGCTAACCAACATCGCGTTGTCGGCAAAAGGCGAACGGGTATGGCTGCAGGGTGAAGCGTTACGCGCCGACCTGGTGCCCAGTTATCTGCAGTACCTGGCCGATGAAGAACCGTTCGCGGCGCAACGTTTTCACCGCCTGGAAATTGACCGTGCTGGCGATGAGACAGCGCAGACGGTCAGTTTCGTCGTAACCAGCGATGCGACGCTCAAAGCCAACGAGGTGCTTTTCCAATGA
- a CDS encoding Type II secretory pathway component: MHRPLQTLVSFCLLVGAMAHAELGDPTRPSYALPASEGVVASAELRVSAVFISGDRRIAVINGQRLRVGESVGGATISEIASNKVSFVRGDRTFSVPLLSAQSRQ; the protein is encoded by the coding sequence GTGCATAGACCCTTACAAACGCTGGTTTCGTTTTGTTTGCTTGTCGGCGCAATGGCGCATGCCGAGTTAGGCGACCCGACCCGGCCGAGTTACGCCTTGCCGGCCAGCGAGGGCGTTGTGGCGTCTGCCGAATTGCGGGTAAGTGCGGTTTTTATTTCCGGCGACCGGCGTATCGCTGTGATCAATGGCCAGCGTCTCCGGGTAGGTGAATCGGTCGGCGGCGCCACAATTAGCGAAATTGCGAGTAACAAAGTCAGTTTTGTCCGAGGCGACCGAACCTTTAGCGTCCCCTTGCTTAGCGCGCAGAGCAGACAGTGA
- the mshL gene encoding pilus (MSHA type) biogenesis protein MshL translates to MIKNLATAVAVTLLTASCATGVPRGESTERSIQAAMDEARAPAPARPAATKPDPVAAGPSLPQFDEERFDVNSSNTPAGEFFMALVDGTRHNIVVHPDVTGSVSLTLKNVNVNEVLDVVSDVYGYAYRRSGAGFIVLPASVQSRIFQIDYLNLQRSGSSRTRVSSGQVTESSRTGRNRGGIGGLQDPLSGASGYPGSENSQQQVSGSRIETNYEADFWAELQDTVESIVGSQNGHSVVVNAQAGVVVVSAMPDKLRDVETYLQTIQSIAQRQVILEAKIVEVQLNEGYQAGINWVAVAQNSQGDNYTFGQLAPPGDFSGSLDELGGDSVVVSPGSAIDGFIQETLGGAFTMAFDVGDFNAFIELLESQGDTRVLSSPRVSTLNNQKAVIKAGSDEFFVTSVSSNTVTGTSSTTSRDVELTPFFSGIALDVTPQISASGEVILHIHPTVSEVIDQQKALTVSGETDTLPLAFSEIRESDSIVKARSGQIIVIGGLMRNSSRKQSFATPVLGRIPGVGALFRSQRDVESKTELVILLKPIVVDNDSVWATAARDSMSRMQLSGGL, encoded by the coding sequence ATGATCAAGAATCTAGCAACGGCTGTCGCCGTAACCCTGTTGACGGCGTCCTGCGCCACCGGGGTTCCACGCGGCGAATCCACCGAGCGCAGCATACAGGCAGCGATGGACGAGGCCAGAGCCCCGGCACCGGCGCGACCTGCCGCCACTAAACCAGACCCCGTAGCTGCCGGACCGAGTCTGCCGCAGTTCGATGAAGAGCGATTCGACGTGAACTCGAGCAATACGCCGGCGGGTGAGTTCTTCATGGCACTGGTTGATGGCACACGGCACAACATCGTGGTGCACCCCGATGTGACCGGCAGCGTTTCCCTTACGTTGAAAAACGTGAATGTCAATGAAGTGCTCGATGTCGTGAGCGACGTGTACGGCTACGCCTATCGGCGCAGTGGAGCGGGCTTTATCGTTCTGCCGGCCAGCGTGCAGAGCCGAATATTTCAGATTGACTACCTGAACCTGCAACGCAGCGGCTCATCGCGGACCCGCGTCAGCTCCGGACAGGTGACCGAGTCGTCACGCACGGGCCGGAATCGTGGCGGCATAGGTGGCTTGCAAGACCCGTTGTCAGGAGCATCAGGTTACCCGGGCAGCGAAAATTCACAACAGCAGGTAAGTGGTTCACGTATTGAAACCAATTACGAAGCGGATTTCTGGGCGGAGTTGCAGGACACCGTTGAATCCATCGTCGGTAGTCAGAACGGTCACAGTGTGGTCGTGAATGCGCAAGCCGGCGTTGTGGTTGTCAGCGCGATGCCGGACAAGTTACGGGATGTCGAAACGTACCTGCAAACCATTCAATCCATAGCTCAACGCCAGGTCATACTTGAAGCCAAGATCGTCGAAGTGCAGCTGAACGAAGGCTATCAGGCCGGTATTAACTGGGTTGCGGTGGCGCAGAACAGCCAGGGCGATAACTACACGTTCGGCCAACTGGCACCGCCGGGCGATTTCTCGGGGAGCCTCGATGAACTGGGTGGTGATTCGGTGGTTGTTTCGCCGGGATCTGCTATCGATGGTTTCATCCAGGAAACGTTGGGTGGTGCGTTCACCATGGCATTCGATGTTGGCGACTTTAATGCCTTCATCGAGCTGCTTGAATCACAGGGTGATACCCGTGTGCTGTCGAGCCCGCGGGTTTCAACACTGAACAATCAGAAAGCGGTTATCAAAGCAGGTTCCGACGAGTTCTTCGTAACCAGCGTCAGCAGCAACACTGTTACCGGCACGTCATCTACGACCTCGCGGGACGTCGAGCTGACGCCGTTCTTCAGTGGCATCGCGCTGGATGTGACGCCACAGATCAGTGCCAGCGGCGAAGTCATACTGCACATCCATCCGACTGTCAGCGAAGTCATCGATCAGCAGAAAGCGCTGACCGTATCGGGCGAGACCGACACCTTGCCGCTGGCATTCAGCGAAATACGCGAATCCGACAGTATCGTCAAAGCACGCAGCGGCCAGATCATTGTGATTGGCGGACTGATGCGTAATTCCAGCCGCAAGCAGTCGTTCGCAACACCGGTACTCGGGCGCATACCCGGCGTCGGCGCCTTATTCCGAAGTCAGCGCGACGTTGAAAGCAAGACCGAGCTCGTCATTCTGCTCAAGCCGATTGTTGTCGACAATGACTCTGTGTGGGCCACAGCGGCACGCGATTCGATGTCGCGCATGCAACTGTCCGGCGGTCTTTGA
- a CDS encoding GspE/PulE family protein gives MIDTMGTSTGSLRRKKMRLGEMLLEAGVISNDELQAALALQKRSGYKLGRALMESGTISETELHSFLSRRLNIEFIDIMSLKLDHDTVQLLPEVHARRHRSLVLQADTDGLLVGMADPTDLLGYDELQRILKKKIRLCLVKESDLLRTIDIVYRHTDEIDKLAVAVTEDLSDDGIDIDELTADEEADDAPVIKLLQSMFKDAVQVKASDIHIEPGEQVLRIRQRVDGVLQEHQIEGRGVASAVVTRLKLMSGLDISEKRLPQDGRFSMRINTQNIDVRVSTLPVQHGESVVLRLLDQSANLLTLSKLGMPQNILQRFTRLIERPGGMVLVTGPTGSGKTTTLYSALNHINRPETKIITIEDPVEYRLARINQVQVNPRIGLDFGRILRTALRQDPDIMLVGEMRDKEAVDIGLRAAMTGHLVFSTLHTVSAAATVNRLLDMGAPGYLIAAALQGIVAQRLVRRVCDSCKEPLAPTASQQAWLAEQLGEEVAANSGFFRGRGCNYCYLTGYRGRIGVYELLEIDSGLTDSIRREDIDGFLKGCAEKKSYVPLSNCAIEYAMSGVTSLDEAIRISGGVDIDVSVVRSPAREEAAL, from the coding sequence ATGATTGATACGATGGGTACTTCAACAGGTTCGCTGCGGCGCAAGAAAATGCGCCTCGGCGAAATGTTGCTGGAAGCCGGGGTCATCAGCAATGACGAACTGCAGGCGGCGCTCGCCTTGCAGAAACGCAGCGGCTACAAGCTCGGCCGCGCTCTCATGGAGAGTGGCACGATCAGTGAAACCGAGCTGCACAGTTTCCTGTCGCGGCGGCTCAATATTGAGTTCATCGACATCATGTCGTTGAAGCTCGACCACGACACAGTGCAGTTATTGCCGGAAGTGCATGCACGCCGGCACCGGTCATTGGTTTTGCAGGCCGATACTGACGGACTGCTGGTCGGTATGGCGGACCCGACAGATCTGCTGGGCTACGACGAACTGCAGCGCATACTCAAAAAGAAAATCCGTTTGTGCCTGGTCAAGGAATCGGACCTGTTACGAACGATAGACATCGTCTATCGGCATACCGATGAGATCGACAAGCTGGCGGTCGCCGTCACGGAAGACCTGAGTGACGACGGCATCGACATTGACGAACTGACGGCGGATGAAGAGGCGGACGATGCGCCCGTCATCAAGTTGTTGCAGTCGATGTTCAAAGATGCGGTGCAAGTGAAGGCCTCGGATATACATATCGAACCTGGCGAGCAGGTGCTGCGGATTCGTCAGCGTGTCGATGGTGTACTGCAGGAACATCAGATCGAAGGGCGTGGCGTTGCCTCAGCCGTGGTGACTCGACTGAAATTAATGAGTGGCCTCGATATCTCGGAAAAACGACTGCCGCAAGATGGCCGTTTTTCGATGCGCATCAACACTCAGAACATCGACGTACGTGTCTCCACTCTGCCGGTACAGCACGGCGAGTCAGTGGTGCTGCGGTTGCTGGACCAATCGGCGAACCTGCTGACGTTGAGCAAGCTGGGTATGCCGCAGAACATCCTGCAGCGATTCACCCGCCTGATCGAACGACCGGGTGGCATGGTGCTTGTTACCGGCCCGACAGGCAGCGGTAAGACGACCACACTGTACTCGGCGCTCAATCACATCAACCGACCGGAAACCAAGATCATTACGATCGAGGATCCGGTGGAATACCGCCTTGCCCGAATAAATCAGGTGCAGGTCAATCCGCGGATCGGTCTCGACTTCGGCCGCATATTGCGTACCGCATTGCGCCAGGACCCGGACATCATGCTGGTCGGCGAAATGCGTGATAAAGAAGCCGTGGACATCGGCTTGCGTGCAGCAATGACGGGGCATCTCGTTTTCTCGACGCTGCACACGGTCAGTGCGGCGGCGACCGTGAACCGCTTGCTGGACATGGGTGCGCCCGGCTATTTGATCGCAGCCGCGTTGCAGGGAATCGTTGCGCAGCGGCTGGTGCGCCGGGTTTGTGACAGTTGCAAGGAGCCGCTCGCGCCGACGGCAAGTCAGCAAGCATGGCTGGCGGAACAGCTGGGCGAAGAGGTGGCGGCCAACTCCGGGTTCTTCCGCGGCCGCGGCTGCAATTACTGCTATCTCACCGGGTATCGGGGCCGGATCGGTGTCTACGAACTTCTGGAGATCGACTCGGGCTTGACCGATAGCATTCGGCGCGAGGATATCGATGGCTTTCTTAAAGGCTGTGCCGAGAAGAAAAGCTATGTGCCGCTGAGCAACTGTGCGATCGAGTACGCGATGAGCGGAGTCACCTCGCTGGATGAAGCGATTCGGATCAGCGGCGGCGTTGATATCGATGTCAGCGTCGTGCGCTCACCGGCACGTGAGGAGGCGGCGCTCTAG
- a CDS encoding type II secretion system protein — MNVMNRKTKDRLAGFTLIELVVVIALLGILAAFAIPRFASLEREARIATTQGLAGSVRGAAALAHSLWIAQGVTPVAMEGVAINLTNGYPDASDVALTLADTSGYNVTVNGGGDQATFSRVGAPNPATCVVVYEDAVVNFSPNITTDLSGC, encoded by the coding sequence ATGAATGTCATGAACAGGAAAACGAAAGATCGATTGGCGGGCTTCACACTGATCGAGCTGGTGGTGGTCATCGCCTTGCTGGGCATACTCGCGGCTTTTGCGATCCCGCGCTTCGCATCGCTGGAGCGGGAGGCACGGATTGCCACGACGCAGGGGCTGGCGGGCAGTGTACGCGGTGCCGCGGCGCTCGCGCACAGCTTGTGGATTGCCCAGGGCGTAACTCCGGTCGCGATGGAAGGGGTTGCCATTAACCTGACCAATGGCTACCCGGATGCCAGCGATGTCGCTTTGACGCTCGCGGATACCTCGGGCTACAACGTGACGGTCAATGGTGGTGGCGACCAGGCCACGTTCAGTCGTGTCGGCGCGCCCAACCCGGCGACTTGCGTTGTCGTCTATGAGGACGCCGTAGTGAATTTCTCGCCGAATATCACGACCGACCTTAGCGGGTGCTAG
- a CDS encoding type II secretion system protein — MLRTPLSHSVSNGQRLLCLRGAQRGLTIVELILVIVIIGVLGALAGPRFFNNQTFAERAYAEELASALRYAQKIAVGSGCRVQVSLGASTYALAQQTAQAGHCNPGDATFPVSVSLPTGQAASGVAPSGVTASPATTFVFDATGGTNLAGDTVISVGTHSLDLRAGSGLVRGPQ, encoded by the coding sequence ATGTTGCGGACGCCGTTGTCTCATTCCGTCAGCAACGGACAGCGTCTGCTGTGTCTGCGTGGAGCACAGCGAGGCTTGACGATTGTCGAGCTGATACTGGTCATTGTAATAATCGGCGTGCTCGGTGCGCTTGCCGGTCCGCGGTTTTTCAATAACCAGACTTTTGCTGAACGCGCTTATGCGGAAGAGCTGGCATCGGCCTTGCGCTACGCACAGAAGATCGCGGTAGGCAGTGGCTGCCGGGTGCAGGTTTCGCTCGGTGCCAGTACTTATGCGCTTGCGCAACAAACGGCGCAGGCCGGGCATTGCAACCCCGGCGATGCGACGTTCCCCGTCAGCGTGAGCTTACCCACTGGACAAGCAGCGTCTGGCGTTGCTCCATCCGGCGTAACCGCCAGCCCTGCGACGACCTTTGTTTTTGATGCGACGGGCGGCACCAACCTGGCTGGCGATACGGTCATCAGTGTCGGCACGCACAGCCTGGATCTGCGGGCCGGAAGTGGCCTCGTGCGGGGGCCGCAATGA
- the pilM gene encoding type IV pilus biogenesis protein PilM has translation MLQRLKNVSVARGRAAITWHGGRAALVRATHRDQSAPRLETSLTEVAKDAHGQVDLSGLQLAGQPVQRSAISSVLPDGSYQLLLEELPNAPREEMRSAVGWRIKDRIEMSLDDAVIELLEMPAKARGGTNQSAYAIIAKREQVSAQIARLKAAGLKLDVLDLPELCMRNLAARLRQDQEGVAFLHFTDNGGLLTITRQRVLYLIRHIEIGQLQLDESADTQLSTALIPSICLELQRSLDYYEANYDLPAVKTLVLGPGAGLATLKAAITEQLGIKVLDLDLNAMFDLAQPLSADDQKACLFAVGAALRPDSATAWE, from the coding sequence GTGTTGCAAAGGCTCAAGAATGTGTCGGTCGCTCGTGGCCGTGCCGCAATTACCTGGCACGGCGGTCGGGCTGCATTGGTCAGGGCAACCCACCGCGACCAGAGCGCGCCGCGGCTGGAAACGTCGCTGACTGAGGTTGCGAAGGACGCCCATGGTCAGGTCGATTTGTCCGGCCTGCAACTTGCGGGACAGCCGGTGCAACGTTCAGCCATCAGTTCTGTATTGCCGGATGGCAGCTATCAACTCTTGCTGGAAGAGCTGCCGAACGCCCCGCGCGAAGAAATGCGCAGTGCCGTTGGCTGGCGGATCAAAGACCGCATCGAGATGTCGCTGGACGACGCTGTGATTGAACTGCTGGAAATGCCGGCGAAGGCACGTGGCGGTACGAATCAGTCAGCCTACGCAATCATCGCGAAACGCGAACAGGTCAGTGCGCAAATCGCGCGGTTGAAAGCTGCGGGGCTGAAGTTGGATGTGCTGGATCTCCCTGAACTGTGCATGCGCAACCTGGCGGCACGCTTGCGGCAAGACCAGGAGGGCGTCGCCTTCCTGCATTTTACCGACAACGGCGGTTTGCTGACGATTACCCGCCAGCGCGTGCTGTACCTGATACGGCATATCGAAATCGGTCAACTGCAGCTGGACGAGTCAGCGGATACGCAACTCAGCACCGCCCTGATTCCGTCCATTTGCCTCGAACTGCAGCGTTCGCTCGATTACTACGAAGCAAACTACGACTTGCCAGCGGTGAAAACGTTAGTCCTCGGACCGGGAGCCGGTTTGGCGACGCTCAAAGCGGCAATCACCGAACAACTTGGAATCAAAGTCCTCGATCTCGATTTGAACGCTATGTTCGATCTGGCACAGCCACTTAGCGCAGACGATCAGAAAGCCTGCCTGTTTGCAGTCGGCGCAGCTTTGCGGCCTGACTCGGCTACAGCCTGGGAATAA
- a CDS encoding type II secretion system F family protein, with protein sequence MVDFVYKGRSSRGELVSGRLSGSSAEAVAARLINTGVTPVEIRNADQKTGMTVGELWRRLGGGRPTTKDLVLFCRQMHTITRTGLPLLKGIHGLMDTTHNEVLKSALVEIIGSLESGRSLSQSLARHPKIFSPLFISIVEIGESTGTMDTAFLRLYEYLSTDEDIRKRVRSAIRYPLIVVAAIAVAMGIITLFVIPAFEPIFRQLGDNIPLPTRIITGVSSFVANQWSLLLTIIAVLTAVVARWVNTPAGRMTWDRYKLGLPIVGVIMRNAALARVTRSLAVALEAGLPINQTLRSIAGSVGNVFLAGKLDELLAGVERGESLSVTARNTALFTPLILQMIALGEETGALPELLNESADFYKREVDYDLENLSAALEPILIITVGAMVLVLALGVFLPMWDMVARTRAG encoded by the coding sequence ATGGTCGACTTCGTTTACAAAGGTCGTTCATCCCGCGGTGAACTGGTTTCTGGCAGGTTGTCCGGCAGTTCGGCCGAAGCGGTCGCTGCGCGCCTGATCAATACCGGTGTAACGCCCGTGGAGATTCGCAACGCGGATCAGAAGACCGGCATGACCGTGGGCGAGTTGTGGCGGCGACTGGGTGGTGGCCGGCCGACGACCAAAGACCTGGTCTTGTTCTGTCGGCAGATGCACACGATAACCCGCACAGGCTTGCCGTTGCTGAAAGGCATACATGGCTTGATGGATACCACGCATAACGAAGTGCTCAAAAGTGCTTTGGTTGAAATCATTGGCAGCCTGGAATCGGGTCGTTCACTGTCCCAGTCATTGGCCCGGCACCCAAAGATATTCTCGCCCTTGTTCATCAGTATCGTTGAGATCGGTGAGTCGACCGGCACGATGGACACGGCGTTCTTACGCCTTTACGAATACCTGAGTACGGACGAAGACATACGCAAGCGTGTTCGCTCCGCTATTCGCTACCCATTGATCGTTGTTGCCGCAATCGCCGTGGCCATGGGGATCATCACCTTGTTCGTCATACCCGCGTTCGAGCCCATATTCCGACAACTGGGTGACAACATTCCGCTACCGACCCGCATCATTACCGGGGTTTCCAGCTTCGTCGCCAATCAGTGGTCGTTGCTGTTGACGATCATCGCTGTGCTGACTGCCGTCGTGGCGCGCTGGGTCAATACACCTGCGGGCCGCATGACCTGGGATCGTTACAAGCTGGGCTTGCCGATCGTGGGTGTGATCATGCGCAATGCCGCGCTGGCCCGTGTTACACGATCATTGGCGGTTGCCCTCGAGGCCGGTCTGCCGATCAATCAGACGCTGCGTTCCATTGCGGGTTCGGTTGGTAATGTGTTCTTGGCCGGCAAACTGGACGAGTTGCTGGCGGGCGTGGAGCGTGGTGAGTCGTTGTCGGTGACGGCGCGCAATACCGCGTTGTTCACACCTTTGATACTGCAAATGATCGCTCTGGGCGAAGAGACCGGTGCTCTGCCCGAACTGCTCAATGAGTCCGCTGACTTCTACAAACGCGAAGTGGACTACGACCTCGAAAACCTCAGCGCAGCACTGGAGCCAATCCTGATCATCACGGTCGGCGCGATGGTTCTGGTACTGGCGCTAGGCGTGTTCCTGCCCATGTGGGACATGGTGGCCAGGACGAGGGCCGGCTGA
- a CDS encoding type II secretion system protein translates to MSSYRNRTRDAGFTLLELVVVIVIISTLLVTAITRLLPYLDEAERVSVLTIESQLKNTLVMEAAQRIVRGESASISELEQINPMALMLQAPDNYIGEQRSSRDSVPQKRWYFDPDRKRLVYRIGEPYTLTDRDRHWQDPEFEVRVIFNDRDADGIFNAARDELYGVRLMRMEGSEWLASGARL, encoded by the coding sequence ATGAGCAGCTATCGCAACCGGACACGCGATGCGGGCTTCACTCTGCTGGAGCTGGTGGTGGTGATTGTCATCATCAGCACACTGCTCGTTACGGCGATCACCCGACTGCTGCCTTACCTGGATGAAGCAGAACGGGTTTCCGTACTGACCATCGAGAGTCAGTTGAAGAACACGCTGGTTATGGAAGCGGCGCAACGAATCGTGCGCGGTGAGTCGGCCAGCATCAGCGAACTCGAACAAATCAACCCGATGGCGCTGATGTTGCAGGCCCCGGACAACTACATAGGGGAGCAGCGCAGCAGTCGTGACAGCGTCCCGCAAAAGCGCTGGTATTTCGACCCGGACCGGAAACGCCTGGTTTACCGGATTGGCGAACCCTACACATTGACGGACCGTGACCGGCATTGGCAGGACCCGGAGTTCGAAGTGCGGGTAATTTTCAATGACCGCGATGCCGACGGCATCTTCAATGCGGCACGCGATGAGTTATACGGCGTTCGATTGATGCGTATGGAGGGCAGCGAGTGGCTGGCCTCCGGCGCGCGCTTGTAA